Below is a genomic region from Spirosoma radiotolerans.
TTGCGCCAGCAGGCCCAACTGGGCGATGTGGCCTATATCGACACAACCGAAGCATTGATTACGGTACAGGACCGGCTGGTTCAGCGGCAACAAGCCGTAGCCGATGAGCAGAATGCCCGACTACGGGTTAATGTTTTCTTATGGACTCCCGACGGGCAACCCGTCGATCTGCCGCCTTATTCGGTTCCGCAAATGCCACCACCAACTCTTCCGGTCGATATTATTCAGCGGTCGTTGGTGGATCAGGCCTCACAGCGCCACCCTGATCTGCTCAAACTTGACAACAAATTGCAGCAGTTAACACTGGAGGAGCGTTTTCGGCAAGCCATGATTCAGCCGCAAATCGCTTTGAGTGCCAGCTTACTCAGCCAGACACCTATTCTTGATGTCGGCTATGACTGGAGTAGCTATTATTCATTTCGCCCTCAGAACTATAAAATTGGGCTTGATCTTGTGTTTCCCTTGTTTCTGCGTAAAGAACGGGGCAAGCTTCGGGAGATTCAGATCAAACATCAGCAAACCCTCTTGGATCGCCAGCATCAGGGACGGGCTATCGTAAACGGCGTTCAGGTAGCCTATAATCAACTTCAGGCGTTGATCAACCAGATAACCACTCAACAGCGGACGATCGAGAACCAGCAGATTCTGGTCAAGGGAGAAACAGATAAATTTCTTTTGGGAGAAAGCTCCCTCTTTTTGGTCAACTCCCGGGAAACCAAGTTAATCGACCTGCGATTAAAGGGCGAGTCCCTGAAAGCAACCTATCAAAAAACGATTGCTAGACTTTATTATGTAGCGGGAAGCACCATCGACGTCACTAATTAACGGCTTTCTTCTGCCTAAGTGCCATAGGCTCACCTTCCCGTTTTCGGCAAACATTCAATGGCTACGCGCCTGAATCAGTCCATTAATTACTTTAGTTAGTCGTATAAGACACGTCGACGTATTAAAACATCAAGAGTGAGAATAAAGC
It encodes:
- a CDS encoding TolC family protein — protein: MIRLTSFRNFLTGWLVLGLCVLSFTLRGQGDTARLDTTVFQARVFYELVRQHHPLIRQAGLFGEEARQIVRQARGAFDPKLVSHYDRKEFGTDLYYDHWQNKLAIPIWPAGIDLNISYDRNDPAGKYINPEERTPPTGLAGVGLSVPIGRTLFVDARRNAVRQAQVAQNLAEADRISLINKTLYEAANAYWDWFLAYQQRQLLTEGYVLAERRFMALRQQAQLGDVAYIDTTEALITVQDRLVQRQQAVADEQNARLRVNVFLWTPDGQPVDLPPYSVPQMPPPTLPVDIIQRSLVDQASQRHPDLLKLDNKLQQLTLEERFRQAMIQPQIALSASLLSQTPILDVGYDWSSYYSFRPQNYKIGLDLVFPLFLRKERGKLREIQIKHQQTLLDRQHQGRAIVNGVQVAYNQLQALINQITTQQRTIENQQILVKGETDKFLLGESSLFLVNSRETKLIDLRLKGESLKATYQKTIARLYYVAGSTIDVTN